The Deinococcus roseus genome includes the window CCGAACTGCGCCGCAAAAAAGCCGAAACCGAACGGGATGCCAAGGTTGCAGAAGCAGAGCGCAATGCCGATGCTGCAGAAGTGGAAGCCCGATCCAAACAGCGTGCCCAGATCACCCAGGCGCAGGCCCAGCAGGCCGTTGCTGAGGAACAGAACAAGTTGCGGGTGCGCACTGCCGAGTTGGGTGCCATTGCCGCTTCCAAGGAAAATCAGGCAAAGGTGGCTGCAGAGCAGGCCCGCGTGGTGGCAGAACAACAACTGGAACAGGAACGCATCCTGCTGAACCAGAAAAAATACGAGGCAGACATTGTGGCCCCGGCCCGTGCCCAGCGCGAAGCCCGCATGCTGGAAGCCCAGGCTGCTGCTGCACCCATCATTGAAGAAGGGAAAGCCAAATCCGAAGCATTCCGCCTGATGGTTGAAGCCTTCAAAGCAGCAGGCACTGAGGGTGAAAAGGCGTTTGTGCTGAACATGCTGCCCTCTGTGATCCAGCAATTTGCAGAAGCTGTGCGTGAAGTGAAAATTGACAAACTGAGCGTGATTGATTCGGGGAATGGGCAGGGTTTCCAGTCTGCCCTGCACAACATGCCCAGAGGCATCCTCAGCCTGCTGGAGCAAGTGGAAACCGCCACTGGTGTGGATTTGCTGGCTGCGCTTAAAGGGGGCAGTGAAAAAACAGCAGAGGTGGTCGCTTCAACTTCTTCAAGTCAGAGCTGAGCTCCATTGCACAAAACAATCCCAAAAAGAGGCCAGCACGCAAATGCTGGTCTCTTTTTGCTGGATCACTTTCTTAAATGGATCACTTCAGGGTTTTCAGGTAGGCCTGGATGTTGGCGATTTGCTTGTCGGTGAATTTGAACTGGGGCATGGGGGGTTTCAGTTTCTTGCCCTTGTCATCAATCCCCTTGATCAGGGCACGCTTGAACAGGTTGAACTTCCATTTGGCTGCGTCTCCTGCCAGTTTGGGTCCCACCATACCCTCAGCTTTGGCTCCGTGGCACCCAGAACAATTGGTCTGGTAAAGGGTTTTTCCTGCTTTGGCATCTCCCTTGGGGGTGGCTGCCAGGGCTGCAGAAGCGAGCAGTGTGCATCCAATCAGCAAGACATGTTTCATAAAGCCTCCTTTAGCCATCATGAACCTTTTTGTGCACAGTCCAGATGAAATTCATCCTAAGATGTCCCTATGGACCCTTTAACCACACTGTCCGGGCTGGGCCTGAGCTGGCTCAGCGGCCTGAGGCTGTACATGGTGCTGTTTCTGGTTGGACTGGCTGACCTGCTGAACTGGGTGACCCTTCCAGCAGGGATGGGCCTGCTGAGCAGCCCTTATGTGCTGGTTGCCACGGGTTTGATGGTGCTCGTTGAGTTCTTTGCAGACAAGGTGCCCTGGGTGGATTCCACCTGGGACACGGTGCACACCTTCATCCGTTTGCCGGTTGCTGGCTGGATTGCAGCCCAGTTTGCCCCTCCGGGCGACGCCACCTCTGTAAATTACGCTCTGGGCATTCTGGGAGGCACGGTGGCAGCCACCAGCCACTTTGCCAAGGCCAGCGCCCGGGCCACCGTCAACGCCAGCCCGGAGCCTTTCAGCAACTGGGGCCTGAGCCTCTTTGAGGACCTCTTGACCCCCAGTTTGCTGTACCTGATTTACCAGTACCCTTACCTTGCTGCAGGCATCATCGGGGTGCTGGTGCTGTTGTGTGTGCTCATTGTGGTGATGTTCTGGAAGATGCTCAAGCGCATTTTCGGAGGGCAGCGCAGACCTAGAGCTGTATGATTCAGGATGCTGTGCCTGCAAAAATCAGAAAGCAACCTCTGAGAACTCAAACTTTTCGCAGAACAGGCTGATGAATTTTCCCTGATCGTCCTTGATGGTGTAGAGCATTTCATCTGGGTTGTCATGGTGCTGCGGATAAATCATCAGCAAAGGGCTGAAAGGCAGCACCAGAGGAGAGGCCAACACCTGCAATTGCTGCACCCCCAGACAGATCAGGTGGCGGTCCTGAAAGCGTATGGTGACCACCAGACCCAGAATGGCGTCAGAACGGAAATCCAGCCCCAGAATTTCAGGTTTTTGCTGCAGGAAGGTGTCCATGCTTCAGCATAAACCCTCATGACTTTGCTTTGGCTTCCCCTGTGAAAGTCACACATTTGTGCTTCTGCTGCCAGTAAGATGACTTTGTTTATAGACAGGAGGAACCTATGACCCGAGTGATTGTGACGGGAGGCAGTGGCAAGGCAGGACGGGCCTGCATCCGGGATTTGCTGGAGCATGGCTTTGATGTGATCAACATTGATCTGGTGGTGCCCACAGAACCCCTCTGTCTCACCGTGCTGGCAGACCTCACCGATTTTGGTCAGACCCTGGAGGTGCTTTCCGGGGTGGATGACCGGTACAACGGCATTGATGCTGTGGTGCATCTGGCGGCCATTCCTGCGCCTGGGCTGCATCCCAACGCCCACACCTTCAAAGTGAATGCCCTGAGCACCTACAACATTTTTGAAGCCGCCCGCAAATTGCAGATCAAAAATGTGGTGTGGGCCTCCAGTGAAACCGTGCTGGGCTTGCCTTTTGATCAGCCTCCGGTTTATGTGCCTGTGGATGAGGAGGTGCCACCCCGGCCTGAATCTGCCTATTCCCTCTCCAAACTGGTGGGTGAAGTCATGGCAGAGCAATTCTGCCGCTGGGATCCGGACCTGAAAATCATAGGCTTGCGGTTTTCCAACGTGATGGAGCCACAAGACTATGCCCAGTTTCCTGATTTTGAGCAGGATGCTCGAAAAAGAAAATGGAACCTGTGGGCTTACATTGATGCCAGAGATGCCGCCCAGGCCGTCCGAAAGGCCCTGGAAGCCCCCCTGAAGGGCGCAGAGGTGTTCATCATTGCCAACGACAACACGGTGATGCAGAGGAGCAATGCAGAACTGATGGCAGAAGTTTTCCCGGGTGTGGAAGCCAGAACAGACCTGCAAAACCAGGACACCCTGCTGGCCATCGAGAAAGCCAGAAAGCTGCTGGGGTACCATCCTGAGCACAACTGGCACAAGCCTGACTGATCTTCTGTATACAGAGCAAGATCTGCAGCAGGATTCCAGCATGTACACTCTCTGTATGATGGTTTCACCTCTTCTGCTGACCGAATCTTTTCAAAATGCACTGGATTATGCTTACATCCTGCATCGTGGGCAAACCCGCAAAGGCCCTGAAGCCATTCCCTACCTGGGACACCTGCTGGGTGTGTCCAGCCTGGTGATTGAGCATGGAGGCAATGAAACCGAGGCCATTGCTGCCCTGCTGCATGACAGCATCGAAGATGTGGGAGAGGAAATCATTCCAGAGCTTCTGGCCCGTTTTGGCAGCGAGGTGCTGGACATTGTGCTGGGTTGCACCGACGCTTCCAGAGAGGCCAAATCCCGGGTGAAAGATGCCCGTGCAGACTGGCTGGACCGCAAAGAGCGTTATGTGCAGTCCATTCCAGAGAAAACAGAGGCCACCCGACTGGTGTCTCTGGCAGACAAGGTGTACAACGCCCGCTCCATTCAGGAGGATTACCGGGACATGGGAGATGCCCTGTGGAGCAGGTTCACGGCAGGAAAATGGGGCACCCTGTGGTATTACCGCATGCTGACCGAGGCCTTCAGAAAGACCTCCAGTGACAGCCATCCCAGGTACCAGCGTCTGGTCAAGCTGCTGGTGCGCACCACCCAGGACACCGAGCGCCTGCTGGGGGTCAGCGATTATGGTGCAGGAGAGTTCAAACAGCACTTCCTGCGCATGTGAGGGTGCATGTGCAGGTCAGTGGGGGAGGGTCTTTTCGATCCTGCGGTCAGGAATCAGCCACATCAGGGCCACCAGCACATACATCAGATCCCCCAGCAAGGGCTGAACCAGCGACAGCAGGATCCCTGCAATGTACAGCACGGGTGAAATTTTCCCCTTGAAGTCTTTGCCCGTGGCCTGTCTGAGCACAGAACCCTCGCCCTGAGAACGGATGATGGTGTTTTGCAGGACCATGTAGGCAACAGCTGACATCAACAAAGAAAACCCATACACCACCCCCGTCACGCTGCTGAGGGGGTGTTCTCCCATCCAGCTGGTGGTGAACGGGATCAGGGACAGCCAGAACAGCAAATGAATGTTGGCCCACAGAACCGGTCCATTGACGTGATGCACGGTGTGCAGCATGTGGTGGTGGTTGTTCCAGTAAATGGCAACATACACAAAACTCAGCAGGTAACTGCAGAAGATGGGCAACTGGTCTTTCAGGCCTTCCCAGGTGGCTTCGTGGGGTGCCCTGAGTTCGAGCACCATGATGGTGATGATGATGGCCAGGACCCCATCGCTGAAGGCTTCCAGTCGGTTTTTTTGCATGCGCTCCCCCTGATTCTGGACGTGTCCAGATGCTCTGCAGCCATTGTACCCGTGCTGTACCCGTGTGAGACCTGTGCACACCTGACTGGCTTCTGTAGGGGTGGAGTGTCAAACTGCAGGCATGGCCAGATACCGTTCTTTCGGCAACCCGGATGTGCACCTCAACATCGACCTGATCCTGAAAATCACTGTGCGGGACAATCAGCTGATGCCTGGAGAAGGGCTGCATGCAGTCAGTGGAGAATTCCGCTGCCTGATTGAAGCGCATTTTCTGGGAGGGGAGACTTTGCTGCTGGCGAATTTCCCCAGTGGCACAGACCGCCTGATCATAGAGGCGAAACTGCAGGAGCTTCTGGTGCAGCTGACCTGATCTGTGGAAAAGGAAGCAGGGAAACCAGACCCCTGCTCCTGTCACAGTACTGAGGTCAAAACCGCCAATTGGTGTTTGATCTGTGATTTCTGACGGAAAGTAATTTTATACTGTTAACTGTGAACCGTCCGCAGATTCTGAAATTGCCAGCGAACCAACGTGAAATCTCCCAGGGACCTGGTAAGTACTCTGTTCGCCTGAGTCTGGATCTGTTTGCACCGCAGGACCTCGAGTTTGTGCATGAGCTTTCCAGAGGCGAAGGGCATTTCACCCCCATCGATTCTGAGGGCAATCCTTTTCCGGTGCCCAAACCCCTGCCAGCCAGCCCTGAAGAGTGGATCATGCTGCTGAAACTGGTGCACGATTCCCAGCTCAAGTTGCTGGAAAGCCTGCAGCCTCAGCTGGACAGTGCCCGCCAGAAGCTTCAGGAACTGCGGGCGATTGCCTCAGATGAAGCCTTCTTCCTGGCGTATGACCCTTTCAATGATCTGGAGCAGTACAAAGAACTGCTGAAAATCTATGCACCAGACTTTGTGGCGCTCAAACAGAGTGTGGACCAGCGTCGCTGGAACATTTTCATGGGCTACATTCGCAAGCTGGACCACGAAAACCGCGAATGGGTCAGGGAGCACGGCTCAGAGGAGCTGCAAGAAAAAGTGCAATTGATTTCGGCCTCGATGTATTTTTTCAGCACCGTTCGGGAGCAGATGTTTCCAGAGCAGGAATACCGGGTGGGTTTCTACGATGCCCAGTTTGGTTTTCCCATGCGCCAGGAGCCGTTTCAGCAGTATGTGATGGAGCGGGTGGCGCACGATTACCCTTATGGCATTTACACCGATGGCAGGTATCAATTTGTGGATCCTTCAGACCAGTTGCTGCCGGACCTGAGTGGTTTTCCTTCGGGCCAGTGGGTGCGCCTGACGGGATACCCCCATGACCTGCCTGTGACGGGGAAAAGGTCTTTTCTGGACCTGATGATTTCCTCCTTTCTGGCCGAACAGTTTTACTGTGTGCGCATCAAAACACCCGTGGGGGAGGTGTTGTACCCCCAGAAGCCCCTGCCCACCCTGGTGGACCATGTCTGGCATTTCTTCATCAACCCCGAGTGCCGCAGCCTGAAAGCCAGTGAAGAGTTTGGGGTCAACGAGTTCCTGATCTACACCTTTCTGGATCCGGTCACCTTTGAGCAACTCAAGGGGGACCGGGAAATCAGCATTGAGATGCCGATGTTCACCAAGGTCAATGCCGATTTCAAACTCAAGCTGTTCCTGATGACCCGCATGGAACCGCAGGGCAAGGTGGTGTCTTTCAAGCTGGTGATTCATGCTCCAGAAGGCAGCCATGAGGTGGTCTCTGAGGGCTCTTACCCGTTCAGCCAGATGTATTACCACCGCTACATTGTGTTCAATTTTGATGGTTCTCTGTTCTGAGCTGGACCCTGCAGAAACCGAAAAAATCCTGGATGGACAGGCCAACAGCTGGCCTATTTTTTGTTCAGAACGAAAATCCCATGCTGATTTCTGTGCTGCGAGAACATTTGTAACAAAACATCCACACTTGACAGCAGGGTGTTATGCTGATGAGCAAGATGATGACACTGATCTGGGTGTTGTTCGTGCTGGTCGTGTGTAGCTTGCTGCTCTTCAATGTGAACCTGTGGGAAAAAGTGTTTGATGAATTCAGACGCGCTTTCCGTCCTGCGCCACGCCGGGCCAGAAAAAGCCGCTGAAATTTCTATGACCTCAGGACCAGATTCCGCTCTGGTCCTTTTTTTGTCGTGGTTGCCTGAGGTCTGGCAGATTGCCCTGCAGAATGTTAGACTCAGTCTAATACCGGCAGTGGGGTGGAATGTGAGCATCAGTGCAGACCAGAAAAGTGCAGGCCCAGAAGCAAACCCGAAAACCGCAAACCTGAAAATACCAGGCAACCGCATCGACACCCTCCGGCCTGATGCTCCAGAATTGGCTCAGCCTGGGCCCTGGGACGTGGGGGTGCAGACCCTGCACCTGATGGATCCCTGGAGACCCGATGTGGTGAATTCCACCTCTGAGCTGCAGTTTTCCCCCAGAAACCTGACCCTGGAGGTCTGGTACCCAGCCCAGCTTTCTGCTGGACAGGAGCGGGGTGAGGCCTACCACACGGTGCTGCGCGATGGAAAAACCCCCATTGTGCTCCACGGAAAGGCGGTCAGAGAGGCCCAGCCTGCTGCTGAAATGTTTCCTCTGGTGATCCTGACCCACGGCTACCCTGGAAACCGTTTTCTGATGGCCCACCTGGGAGAAAACCTGGCCAGCAAAGGGCATGTGGTGGTGTCCATTGACCACACCGACAGCACCTACAGCGACCTCTCGGTCTTTTCCAGCACCCTGTACAACCGCCCCCTGGACCAGCTTTTTGTATTGCAGGAAATCACCCGTCTGGGAGAACAGGGCAGCCTGTTTTCCAATCTGGCAGACACCGATCGGGTGGCCCTGATTGGCTACTCGATGGGAGGATATGGTGTTCTCAACAACCTGGGAGCAGGTTTCAGTGATGCGGCTGTGTTTTCTCCAGTGGCTCCACCTTTCGAGTTGCTGAAACAAAGGGCGCACAGCAACCCTGAGTACCCTGCCAGTCTGGACCGACGCATCAAAGCCGCCATGGCCATTGCACCCTGGGGCATGAATTATGGCCTCTGGGAGCAACAGGCTTTTGCCAGCATCCAGACCCCCCTGTTCCTGATGGGAGGCACCCTGGATGAGGTGGCAGGCTACGAAAACGGAGCCAGAGCCATTTACCAGAATGCCATCAACACAACAAGGCACCTGCTGACCTTTGAAAATGCCAACCACAATGTGGCTGCTCCCATGCCTGCCCCGCTGGAAGCCTGGGCAGATCCCGAAGATTTCAGGCATTATGCAGATCCTGTCTGGGACACGGTGCGCATGAACAACATCCTGCAGCACTTTGCCACTGCTTTTCTGGCTTTGCACCTGAAAGGGGACCAGGAAATGGCTGCTTATCTGGATGCCAGCTTCAAGGGATTCAAGGAAAGTGGAAAAGCTGGATTGAAACTGGAATAAGTGCTTCCTGACCCGCTGACCCTCCTGCACCTCAGGAGGGTTTTTGTGTGCTGAAAAATTGCAGAAAAGGGCCTTTTCGGTCAGGGATTTTGCAGGAATGGGTTTTTTGTGAACCGATATGAGGCTCTGGGGTTTCATTTTTTTTCTGTAAAGTGCATTTTCTGAACCAGCAGGGGATTCCCGACATGAAATTTGGAAACAATGAAAACAATATGCTGCATCTGGTTATTATTATTTACTTTATTTGTAAATGCAGTTTTGATTATTGACAAATACCTGCAATATGGTTAAAAATCTGTATACACTTATGCAACTTGATGAACTGGATCGCAAGATTCTGGATGTGTTACAGCATGACGCAAGAAGCACCTTGCAGGACATTGCCCGTCAGGTGGGTTTAAGCGCCCCCGGACTGCAGAAGCGCCTGACCAAGCTGGAAAACTCTGGCCTGATTCTGGGCCACCACACCCTGCTGAACCGGGACATTCTGGGCTACGACCTGCTGTGTTTTGTGCAGGTGCACCTCAGCCACCATGAACTCTCCAGGGTGCACCAGTTCAGAGAGGCCGTGCAGCACATGTCCCAGGTGC containing:
- a CDS encoding c-type cytochrome, whose product is MKHVLLIGCTLLASAALAATPKGDAKAGKTLYQTNCSGCHGAKAEGMVGPKLAGDAAKWKFNLFKRALIKGIDDKGKKLKPPMPQFKFTDKQIANIQAYLKTLK
- a CDS encoding DUF4126 domain-containing protein; translation: MDPLTTLSGLGLSWLSGLRLYMVLFLVGLADLLNWVTLPAGMGLLSSPYVLVATGLMVLVEFFADKVPWVDSTWDTVHTFIRLPVAGWIAAQFAPPGDATSVNYALGILGGTVAATSHFAKASARATVNASPEPFSNWGLSLFEDLLTPSLLYLIYQYPYLAAGIIGVLVLLCVLIVVMFWKMLKRIFGGQRRPRAV
- a CDS encoding NAD-dependent epimerase/dehydratase family protein, which produces MTRVIVTGGSGKAGRACIRDLLEHGFDVINIDLVVPTEPLCLTVLADLTDFGQTLEVLSGVDDRYNGIDAVVHLAAIPAPGLHPNAHTFKVNALSTYNIFEAARKLQIKNVVWASSETVLGLPFDQPPVYVPVDEEVPPRPESAYSLSKLVGEVMAEQFCRWDPDLKIIGLRFSNVMEPQDYAQFPDFEQDARKRKWNLWAYIDARDAAQAVRKALEAPLKGAEVFIIANDNTVMQRSNAELMAEVFPGVEARTDLQNQDTLLAIEKARKLLGYHPEHNWHKPD
- a CDS encoding HD domain-containing protein, translating into MMVSPLLLTESFQNALDYAYILHRGQTRKGPEAIPYLGHLLGVSSLVIEHGGNETEAIAALLHDSIEDVGEEIIPELLARFGSEVLDIVLGCTDASREAKSRVKDARADWLDRKERYVQSIPEKTEATRLVSLADKVYNARSIQEDYRDMGDALWSRFTAGKWGTLWYYRMLTEAFRKTSSDSHPRYQRLVKLLVRTTQDTERLLGVSDYGAGEFKQHFLRM
- a CDS encoding TMEM175 family protein, which codes for MQKNRLEAFSDGVLAIIITIMVLELRAPHEATWEGLKDQLPIFCSYLLSFVYVAIYWNNHHHMLHTVHHVNGPVLWANIHLLFWLSLIPFTTSWMGEHPLSSVTGVVYGFSLLMSAVAYMVLQNTIIRSQGEGSVLRQATGKDFKGKISPVLYIAGILLSLVQPLLGDLMYVLVALMWLIPDRRIEKTLPH
- a CDS encoding alpha/beta hydrolase family protein yields the protein MSISADQKSAGPEANPKTANLKIPGNRIDTLRPDAPELAQPGPWDVGVQTLHLMDPWRPDVVNSTSELQFSPRNLTLEVWYPAQLSAGQERGEAYHTVLRDGKTPIVLHGKAVREAQPAAEMFPLVILTHGYPGNRFLMAHLGENLASKGHVVVSIDHTDSTYSDLSVFSSTLYNRPLDQLFVLQEITRLGEQGSLFSNLADTDRVALIGYSMGGYGVLNNLGAGFSDAAVFSPVAPPFELLKQRAHSNPEYPASLDRRIKAAMAIAPWGMNYGLWEQQAFASIQTPLFLMGGTLDEVAGYENGARAIYQNAINTTRHLLTFENANHNVAAPMPAPLEAWADPEDFRHYADPVWDTVRMNNILQHFATAFLALHLKGDQEMAAYLDASFKGFKESGKAGLKLE
- a CDS encoding Lrp/AsnC family transcriptional regulator, producing the protein MQLDELDRKILDVLQHDARSTLQDIARQVGLSAPGLQKRLTKLENSGLILGHHTLLNRDILGYDLLCFVQVHLSHHELSRVHQFREAVQHMSQVLECYHLTGDTDYLLKVVARNRKDLEHFLVEVLTPAPGVDRIRTSLVLNEVKATTALPLTPEP